GCGACGACGAACTGATAGACTCACGCTCTGAGTCTATCATTACCGGCAAATATCTTCCATCCCCGGATTCGTGCCCGTCTACTAATCGCCAATATCGCCATCTCGACATACTCCGACGACTCACTCATCTCCTGAGCGACGAATCCGATACCTGAATTACGCATCGATAGAATGGTCGTCACGCTGACTAGTCCGGTAGGGTTATTTTGTTGACACAGTATACATCTCCCATGGCTCAGCGAAGACAGTTCCTCAGAGCGACGGTGGCTGGTTCTGCGGCTATCCTCGCGGGATGCTCAGGTGCATCGGAATCAGACAATCAGGATGATGCCGGAGGAGGGGGCGGGTCGAACGCCAACGTGGTACTCGAATACAGCCTCACATCAGGCAAATCACCTGACGCGGTTCCCTCGGACATCAGTAAGAGTCGAGAGAATGGCGGGCGGCGAGAAGAGGGATACAAATGGATCGTCGTCAGCTTCGACGTGACACAGGGGACGCTTGATATGGAGGACGTCTGGTTCCGGAGCCGGGTTGAAACGAGCGAGCGGTTCTTTGACCTCGACCACGGGACTGCAGACCTCACTGACGGCGTCCAATCACGAGGGGAAATCAAACAGGGGGCCTCAGGAATCGCGCTCTACCAAGTCCCACAAGACGTGAATAGACTCTCTTGGAATCTCGATGAGATGCGTCAGAACGTCGACGCTCAGAGGCGATAACTACCCAGAGGGGTCTGACTGCCCTTCGCGGCTCAAGGCTCGCTCTCCTCGAACAGGTAATCCTCCCATCGCTCCTTCTACTCCTCGGTCACTATCAGGTTGACTTGGAGTTTCCTGCCGCCCATATCTTGTCCCCTGAATTACCAATCCCGAGCCATCTATATGAATCCTCTTGAGCAGAGATTTGATAACAAGTTCATCAGCTAGTCGCGCGGTTCTACCGGCCCTCTCGAACGAGCCATTTCTCGACCGACCTCGCAGGACGCTACCCACCCACAGACGTGTCACGACGCCTGTGACAGTGTCACGTAGGCTGCGCGGAGCCATAAGGAGTTTATAGCGAGTAATGATATGTAATTACGAGATGGCAGACGACTTCCCCGACTACCTGGACGTCGACTACAGCGCCGGCGAGGGCGAGTCGCCCGAGGACTACCCCACGCTGGAGGACAAGATCGAGAAGGCCATCGAGGTCACGCGCATCGGCCTCGAACAGTACGAGAACCCCGCCATCATGTGGACCGGTGGGAAGGACTCGACGCTGACGCTGTACTTCGTGAAGGAGGTCGCCGAGCAGTTCGACATGGAGGTGCCCCCCGCCATCTTCATCGACCACTACCAGCACTTCGACGAACTGCACGACTTCGTCGACCACTGGGCCGAGGAGTGGGACCTCGACGTCGTCTACGCCCGGAACACCGACGTCGGCGACTACGTCGAGGCGAACGGTCTCACGCCGGGCGACGACATCCCCATCGACGAGCTCAACGAGCAGAACCAGCACCACGTCCGCAACCTGCTGGAGTACGAGGAGGACACCTTCCCGTTCCTGCTCGACACCTACGTCGGCAACCACCTGCTGAAGACCGTCGCGCTCAACAACGCGCTGGAGGAGCACGACGTCGACGGTATCCTCTCGGGCATCCGCTGGGACGAGCAGGAGGCGCGCGCCGACGAGACGTTCTTCTCGCCGCGCCACGACCCCGACGTCTACCCGCCCCACGACCGCATTCAGTCCATCCTCCA
This region of Halomarina salina genomic DNA includes:
- a CDS encoding phosphoadenosine phosphosulfate reductase family protein produces the protein MADDFPDYLDVDYSAGEGESPEDYPTLEDKIEKAIEVTRIGLEQYENPAIMWTGGKDSTLTLYFVKEVAEQFDMEVPPAIFIDHYQHFDELHDFVDHWAEEWDLDVVYARNTDVGDYVEANGLTPGDDIPIDELNEQNQHHVRNLLEYEEDTFPFLLDTYVGNHLLKTVALNNALEEHDVDGILSGIRWDEQEARADETFFSPRHDPDVYPPHDRIQSILQFDEAAVWEAFWNFVVPETVEGYPAGHVPQDYDDLPNDLTHEDIPVSPKYFAGFRSLGSEISTDKSAEEPAWLQDLEGTTERAGRAQDKEDLMERLRDLGYM